In Pseudomonas sp. R76, one genomic interval encodes:
- the waaA gene encoding lipid IV(A) 3-deoxy-D-manno-octulosonic acid transferase, producing MNRTLYSCLFYLALPLVALRLWLRARKAPAYAQRIGERFSYGLPVMQPGGIWVHAVSVGESIAAAPMIRGLLARHPTLPITVTCMTPTGSERIQALFANEPRIQHCYLPYDLPCAARRFLDRVQPRLAVIMETELWPNHIHACAQRGIPVALANARLSARSAKGYARFAKLTAPMLAQMSLFAVQTHTEAQRFLSLGARAETVEVTGSIKFDLTIDPELPVRAAALREQWGASERPVWIAASTHEGEDDVVLAAHRQLLESYPNALLILVPRHQERFGPMFELCEQQGFTTVRRSSGEPVTAQTSVLLGDTMGELLFLYALADSAFVGGSLVPTGGHNPLEPAALAKPVIMGPHLFNFLEISAMMRDAGALREVDDAEGLAEAVRQLFELPQDARKMAQAGLAVMQANQGALKRLLDGLDRLIQR from the coding sequence ATGAATAGAACTCTCTACAGCTGTCTGTTTTACCTGGCGCTGCCGTTGGTGGCTTTACGTCTGTGGCTGCGTGCGCGCAAGGCGCCGGCCTATGCCCAGCGCATTGGCGAGCGTTTCTCCTACGGCCTGCCGGTGATGCAACCGGGCGGGATCTGGGTGCACGCCGTGTCGGTGGGCGAAAGCATCGCCGCCGCGCCAATGATTCGCGGGCTGCTGGCGCGGCATCCGACGTTGCCGATCACCGTCACCTGCATGACGCCGACCGGCTCCGAACGCATCCAGGCGCTGTTCGCCAATGAGCCGCGCATTCAGCATTGCTACCTGCCCTACGACTTGCCGTGCGCGGCCAGGCGTTTTCTTGATCGCGTACAGCCCAGGCTGGCGGTGATCATGGAAACCGAACTGTGGCCCAACCACATTCACGCCTGTGCTCAGCGCGGTATTCCGGTGGCGCTGGCCAATGCGCGGCTGTCGGCGCGTTCGGCCAAAGGTTACGCACGCTTTGCCAAGCTGACGGCGCCGATGCTGGCGCAAATGAGCCTGTTCGCGGTGCAGACGCATACCGAAGCCCAGCGTTTCCTCAGCCTGGGCGCGCGTGCGGAAACCGTCGAAGTCACCGGCTCGATCAAGTTCGACCTGACCATCGACCCAGAGCTTCCCGTGCGGGCAGCGGCCTTGCGTGAGCAATGGGGCGCCAGCGAGCGCCCGGTATGGATCGCGGCCAGCACCCATGAAGGCGAAGACGACGTGGTACTGGCTGCGCATCGCCAACTGCTCGAAAGCTATCCCAATGCATTGTTGATTCTGGTGCCGCGTCACCAGGAACGCTTCGGCCCGATGTTTGAGTTATGCGAGCAACAAGGATTCACCACGGTGCGTCGCTCCAGTGGCGAGCCCGTGACGGCGCAAACTTCGGTGTTGCTCGGCGACACCATGGGCGAGTTGCTGTTTCTCTATGCCTTGGCCGACAGCGCGTTTGTCGGCGGCAGCCTGGTGCCGACTGGCGGGCATAACCCGTTGGAGCCGGCAGCGCTGGCTAAGCCTGTGATCATGGGGCCGCACCTGTTCAACTTCCTCGAAATCAGCGCGATGATGCGCGACGCCGGGGCGCTGCGTGAGGTGGATGACGCCGAGGGTTTGGCCGAAGCCGTGCGGCAACTGTTCGAGCTGCCGCAGGATGCGCGCAAGATGGCGCAGGCGGGGCTTGCGGTGATGCAGGCCAACCAGGGCGCGCTGAAGCGTTTGCTGGATGGCTTGGACAGGCTGATTCAGCGCTGA
- a CDS encoding LysR family transcriptional regulator produces MSVQWNLEQMRLFVSVAEQRSFSAVARDQRKAQSAVSNGIALLEADLGLSLFDRSSGRQPRLTEAGSVLLEEAREVLRQCERLNGRALSLTRGEEACLRLAQDEAMLFQPVLDSLEALAGQYPLLEVQLSSAAQGDVARKLVERKADLGLLFYHDQIPEALERRVVGSVEMVTVCGVNHPLAKEKYVTCQHLAQFRQLLMSTQTSVYPGSEAASPLVWRADSFYVLAEWLMSGLGWAWLPRHIVQYPTYQQQMVELDSEWTPPALVVELVWRRDEHLGPAARFLAERFAECLQAID; encoded by the coding sequence ATGAGCGTGCAGTGGAACCTGGAACAGATGCGCCTGTTTGTGAGTGTCGCCGAGCAGCGTTCGTTTTCGGCGGTGGCGCGCGACCAGCGCAAGGCGCAATCGGCGGTGAGCAATGGCATTGCCTTGCTTGAGGCTGACCTTGGGCTGAGCCTGTTTGACCGTAGCAGTGGCCGCCAGCCGCGCCTGACCGAAGCCGGCAGCGTGCTGCTGGAAGAAGCGCGCGAGGTGCTGCGCCAGTGTGAGCGGCTCAATGGCCGCGCGCTGTCACTGACGCGCGGCGAAGAAGCCTGCCTGCGTCTGGCCCAGGACGAAGCCATGTTGTTCCAGCCAGTGCTCGACAGCCTCGAAGCGCTGGCCGGGCAATACCCGCTGCTGGAGGTGCAGTTGTCCAGTGCCGCCCAGGGCGATGTGGCGCGCAAGTTGGTCGAGCGCAAAGCCGACCTGGGCCTGTTGTTCTATCACGACCAAATCCCCGAAGCCCTTGAGCGGCGCGTGGTCGGCAGTGTGGAAATGGTCACGGTGTGCGGTGTGAACCATCCGCTGGCCAAGGAAAAGTACGTGACCTGCCAGCACCTCGCGCAGTTTCGCCAGCTGTTGATGTCGACCCAGACCAGCGTCTACCCCGGCAGCGAAGCCGCAAGCCCGCTGGTGTGGCGTGCCGACAGTTTCTACGTGTTGGCCGAATGGCTGATGAGCGGCCTGGGCTGGGCCTGGCTGCCACGGCACATCGTGCAGTACCCGACCTATCAACAACAAATGGTGGAACTGGACAGCGAATGGACGCCGCCCGCATTGGTGGTGGAGCTGGTCTGGCGTCGCGACGAACACCTCGGCCCTGCCGCGCGCTTCCTGGCCGAGCGATTTGCCGAGTGCTTGCAGGCGATCGACTGA
- a CDS encoding NAD-dependent epimerase/dehydratase family protein — MSNADKWVLITGGAGFIGSHLVDALLANGYAVRVLDDLSTGKRSNLPLDNPRVQLIEGDVADAEKVAQAAVGASAVVHLAAVASVQASVDDPVSTHQSNFVGTLNVCEAMRKAGVKRVVYASSAAVYGNNGEGDSIDEATTKAPLTPYASDKLAGEHYFDFYRRQHGLEPVIFRFFNIFGPRQDPSSPYSGVISIFSERVQQGLPIAVFGDGEQTRDFMYVEDLVDVLVQAIEAPEAPLGAINVGWNRTTTLKQVLQALEEVVGQLPAITYGPARSGDIRHSRANNQRLLASFKLPEPTPLKVGLERLLNG, encoded by the coding sequence ATGAGTAACGCTGATAAGTGGGTCCTGATCACCGGCGGCGCCGGCTTTATCGGTTCGCACCTGGTCGATGCCTTGCTCGCCAACGGCTATGCCGTGCGGGTGCTGGATGACCTGTCGACCGGCAAGCGCAGCAACTTGCCGCTGGATAACCCGCGCGTGCAGTTGATTGAAGGTGATGTGGCCGATGCCGAAAAGGTAGCGCAAGCCGCCGTTGGCGCAAGCGCCGTGGTGCACTTGGCAGCAGTGGCGTCGGTACAAGCCTCGGTGGACGACCCGGTGAGCACTCACCAGAGTAATTTCGTCGGCACCCTGAATGTCTGCGAGGCCATGCGCAAGGCGGGCGTCAAGCGTGTGGTGTACGCCTCCAGTGCGGCGGTGTATGGCAACAACGGCGAGGGCGATTCGATTGACGAAGCGACCACCAAGGCGCCGCTGACGCCCTATGCTTCCGACAAATTGGCCGGTGAGCACTACTTCGATTTCTACCGCCGCCAGCATGGCCTGGAGCCGGTGATCTTCCGCTTCTTCAATATCTTCGGGCCGCGCCAGGATCCGTCATCGCCGTATTCGGGGGTGATCAGCATCTTCAGTGAGCGCGTGCAGCAGGGCTTGCCGATTGCCGTGTTCGGTGACGGCGAGCAAACCCGTGATTTCATGTACGTGGAAGACTTGGTGGATGTGCTGGTGCAGGCCATCGAAGCGCCTGAAGCGCCACTGGGGGCGATCAACGTCGGCTGGAACCGCACCACCACGCTCAAGCAGGTGTTGCAGGCGTTGGAAGAAGTGGTCGGCCAGTTGCCGGCGATCACTTACGGGCCGGCGCGTTCGGGGGATATTCGGCATTCGCGGGCGAATAACCAGCGGCTCTTGGCGAGCTTCAAGTTGCCTGAACCGACCCCGTTGAAGGTCGGGCTGGAGCGGTTACTCAACGGCTGA
- a CDS encoding metal ABC transporter ATPase — MPRTLIRKNPSNFKTLPLHVEATPEGLSYQSVGMPLNFAQTLQRRKPVEVADPERFALELANLGVSVRLTLHWQNKDYWVLVRQRRQDRGDVVLKLISGYVPAHELNLPLHTAIQEIAEECLLETPEGWLGGRFNDTWLPAPYSAALHYREALPFRLSPLSGAARPVRCATTQLIERPRAYVHLPTASLQLIYDLRLEVPKEAKSLSLFHVDERLEGDQLVARLDRQRPDLYLMPLKDGQPLAELYTVKKDQLYPASTRGLYLAESFAQQEGWLVRDERIRWKDWLRQQGLAEPEKESKLKRLTGKARQMLRKIVPKKKASR; from the coding sequence ATGCCGCGAACGCTTATTAGAAAAAACCCCAGCAACTTTAAAACACTGCCGCTGCACGTCGAAGCAACACCCGAAGGCCTGAGCTACCAAAGCGTGGGCATGCCGCTCAACTTTGCCCAAACCCTGCAGCGGCGCAAGCCGGTGGAAGTAGCAGACCCCGAGCGTTTCGCCCTGGAACTGGCGAACCTCGGCGTGTCGGTGCGCCTGACACTGCATTGGCAAAACAAGGATTATTGGGTGCTGGTGCGCCAGCGTCGCCAGGACCGTGGCGACGTGGTGCTCAAGCTGATCTCCGGCTACGTGCCGGCTCACGAACTGAACCTGCCGCTGCACACCGCCATCCAGGAAATAGCCGAAGAGTGCCTGCTGGAAACGCCCGAAGGCTGGCTGGGCGGGCGCTTCAATGACACCTGGCTGCCGGCGCCCTACTCCGCCGCCCTGCATTACCGCGAAGCCCTGCCGTTTCGCTTGAGCCCGCTGTCGGGCGCCGCACGCCCGGTACGCTGCGCGACCACGCAACTGATCGAACGCCCACGGGCTTACGTGCACCTGCCGACCGCGTCGCTGCAATTGATTTATGACTTGCGTTTGGAAGTGCCGAAGGAAGCCAAGTCCCTGAGCCTGTTTCATGTGGATGAGCGGCTTGAAGGAGACCAGTTAGTGGCGCGCCTGGACCGCCAGCGGCCCGACCTGTACCTGATGCCGCTCAAAGACGGGCAACCGTTGGCCGAGCTGTACACGGTGAAAAAAGACCAGCTGTATCCGGCCAGCACCCGCGGCTTATACCTGGCCGAGAGCTTTGCCCAGCAGGAAGGCTGGCTGGTGCGCGATGAGCGGATTCGCTGGAAGGATTGGCTGCGGCAGCAAGGGCTGGCCGAACCGGAGAAAGAGTCGAAACTCAAGCGCCTGACCGGCAAGGCGCGGCAGATGTTGCGCAAGATTGTGCCGAAGAAAAAAGCCAGCCGCTGA
- a CDS encoding NAD(P)/FAD-dependent oxidoreductase, with product MPSVISTDVLIVGAGVAGLWLNARLRSQGFSTVVVESATLGGGQSVKSQGIIHGGAKYALHGALTGASEAIADMPRRWREALAGNGELDLSGVRLLSEAHYLWSPGTIAGNLTSFFASKAVRGRVDQVKGDELPPALQDRRFKGKVYRLAELVIDVPSLIERLAQLAGDGLLAGQHIEPLLEGDTLVGLKVDGREIRAQRIVLSAGGGTADLLSALGLSQPAMQKRPLHMIIAKGPGLKPLYAHCLSGGTKPRLTITTHPAADGNWVWYMGGDIAEADGVARTPEEQIATAQKELAQLLPWIDMSQTQWATLRVDRAEPLQSGLSRPDNAFLAEQGRLLVGWPTKLALAPDFADRVLSALERDGIRPSANSEALPDLPKPAIGQPAWEQLLP from the coding sequence ATGCCATCCGTTATTTCCACCGACGTTCTGATTGTCGGCGCCGGGGTTGCCGGCCTCTGGCTCAATGCGCGCCTGCGCAGCCAGGGGTTTTCCACGGTGGTGGTGGAAAGCGCCACCTTGGGTGGCGGGCAAAGCGTGAAGTCCCAGGGGATTATTCACGGCGGTGCGAAATACGCCCTGCACGGCGCCCTCACCGGCGCTTCCGAAGCGATTGCCGATATGCCGCGCCGCTGGCGCGAAGCCCTGGCCGGTAACGGCGAGCTGGACCTGTCCGGTGTGCGCTTGCTGTCTGAAGCCCATTACCTGTGGTCGCCCGGCACCATCGCCGGCAACCTCACCAGCTTTTTCGCCAGCAAGGCCGTGCGCGGCCGTGTCGATCAGGTCAAGGGCGATGAATTGCCGCCTGCCCTGCAAGACCGTCGCTTCAAGGGCAAGGTCTATCGCCTGGCAGAGCTGGTCATCGATGTGCCCAGCCTGATCGAACGCCTGGCGCAACTGGCCGGTGACGGCTTGCTCGCCGGGCAACACATCGAACCGCTGCTGGAAGGCGACACGCTGGTGGGCTTGAAGGTGGATGGCCGCGAGATCCGCGCCCAGCGCATCGTGCTGAGTGCCGGTGGCGGCACAGCTGACCTGCTCAGCGCCCTGGGCCTGAGCCAGCCGGCCATGCAAAAGCGCCCGCTGCACATGATCATCGCCAAAGGCCCGGGCCTGAAGCCGTTGTACGCCCACTGCCTGAGCGGCGGCACCAAGCCGCGCCTCACCATCACCACGCACCCGGCCGCCGATGGCAATTGGGTGTGGTACATGGGCGGCGACATTGCCGAGGCGGACGGCGTGGCGCGCACGCCTGAAGAACAGATCGCCACCGCGCAAAAAGAGCTGGCGCAATTACTGCCGTGGATCGACATGAGCCAGACCCAGTGGGCCACCCTGCGCGTCGACCGTGCCGAGCCGCTGCAATCGGGCCTGAGCCGCCCCGACAACGCTTTCCTCGCCGAACAGGGCCGCCTGTTAGTCGGCTGGCCGACCAAACTGGCCCTGGCGCCGGACTTCGCCGACCGCGTGCTCAGCGCGCTGGAACGCGACGGCATCCGCCCGAGCGCCAACAGCGAAGCCCTGCCCGACCTGCCAAAACCGGCCATTGGCCAACCTGCCTGGGAGCAACTGTTGCCATGA
- the thiC gene encoding phosphomethylpyrimidine synthase ThiC codes for MNAEIKSTKPKNTVHLSESAKVDSGSVQPFTRSQKIYVPGTRPDIRVPMREISLDVTPTDFGGEINAPVVVYDTSGPYTDPNVTIDVRKGLGDVRSPWIESRGDTERLSGLSSHFGQQRLSDAELTALRFAHVKNPRRAKAGANVTQMHYARKGIITAEMEYVAIRENMKLEEARASGLLDQQHAGHSFGASVPKIITPEFVREEIARGRAIIPANINHTELEPMIIGRNFLVKINGNIGNSALGSSIEEEVAKLTWGIRWGSDTVMDLSTGKHIHETREWIIRNSPVPIGTVPIYQALEKVGGAAEDLTWELFRDTLIEQAEQGVDYFTIHAGVLLRYVPLTAKRVTGIVSRGGSIMAKWCLAHHKENFTYTHFDEICEIMKAYDVSFSLGDGLRPGSIADANDAAQFGELETLGELTKIAWKHDVQTMIEGPGHVPMQLIKENMDKQLECCDEAPFYTLGPLTTDIAPGYDHITSGIGAAMIGWFGCAMLCYVTPKEHLGLPNKDDVKTGIITYKIAAHAADLAKGHPGAQIRDNALSKARFEFRWEDQFNLGLDPDTARSYHDETLPKDSAKVAHFCSMCGPKFCSMKITQEVREYAANQRIEAVDVDVAKGLAEQAERFKQEGSQLYKKV; via the coding sequence ATGAACGCAGAAATAAAAAGTACAAAACCGAAAAACACTGTGCACCTGAGTGAATCGGCCAAGGTCGACTCCGGTTCCGTGCAGCCGTTTACCCGCTCGCAAAAAATCTACGTACCCGGCACTCGCCCGGACATTCGCGTGCCAATGCGTGAAATCAGCCTGGACGTGACCCCCACCGATTTCGGCGGTGAAATCAACGCGCCCGTGGTGGTCTACGACACCTCCGGCCCCTACACCGACCCAAACGTCACCATCGACGTGCGCAAAGGCCTGGGCGATGTGCGCTCGCCGTGGATCGAGTCGCGCGGCGACACCGAGCGCCTGTCCGGCCTGAGTTCGCACTTCGGCCAGCAGCGCCTCAGCGATGCTGAACTGACCGCGCTGCGTTTTGCCCACGTGAAGAACCCGCGCCGCGCCAAGGCTGGCGCCAACGTCACGCAGATGCACTACGCGCGCAAAGGCATCATCACCGCTGAGATGGAGTACGTCGCCATCCGCGAAAACATGAAGCTCGAAGAAGCCCGCGCCAGCGGTCTGCTTGACCAGCAACACGCCGGCCACAGCTTCGGCGCCAGCGTGCCGAAAATCATCACACCGGAATTTGTCCGCGAAGAAATCGCCCGTGGCCGCGCGATCATCCCGGCCAACATCAACCACACCGAACTGGAACCGATGATCATCGGCCGTAACTTCCTGGTGAAGATCAACGGCAACATCGGCAACAGCGCCCTGGGTTCGTCCATCGAAGAAGAAGTGGCGAAACTCACCTGGGGCATTCGCTGGGGTTCGGACACGGTGATGGACTTGTCCACCGGCAAGCACATCCACGAAACCCGCGAGTGGATCATCCGCAACTCGCCGGTGCCGATTGGTACGGTGCCGATCTACCAGGCCCTGGAAAAAGTTGGCGGCGCCGCTGAAGACCTGACCTGGGAGCTGTTCCGCGACACGCTGATCGAACAGGCCGAGCAGGGCGTCGACTACTTCACCATCCACGCGGGCGTGTTGCTGCGTTATGTGCCGCTGACCGCCAAGCGCGTCACCGGCATCGTTTCCCGTGGCGGCTCGATCATGGCCAAGTGGTGCCTGGCGCACCACAAAGAGAACTTCACCTACACGCATTTCGACGAAATCTGCGAAATCATGAAGGCCTATGACGTCAGCTTCTCCCTCGGCGACGGCTTGCGCCCGGGGTCGATTGCCGACGCCAACGACGCCGCGCAATTCGGTGAGTTGGAAACCCTCGGCGAGCTGACCAAGATCGCCTGGAAGCACGACGTGCAAACCATGATCGAAGGCCCCGGCCACGTGCCGATGCAGTTGATCAAAGAGAACATGGACAAGCAACTGGAGTGCTGTGACGAGGCACCGTTCTACACCCTCGGCCCGCTGACCACCGACATTGCGCCGGGCTACGACCACATCACGTCCGGTATCGGCGCGGCGATGATCGGCTGGTTCGGTTGCGCCATGCTCTGCTACGTCACGCCAAAGGAACACCTGGGCTTGCCGAACAAGGATGACGTGAAGACCGGGATCATCACCTACAAGATCGCCGCCCACGCAGCGGACCTGGCCAAGGGGCACCCCGGCGCGCAGATTCGCGACAACGCCTTGAGCAAGGCGCGCTTCGAGTTCCGCTGGGAAGACCAGTTCAACCTCGGCCTGGACCCGGACACTGCGCGTTCCTATCACGACGAAACCTTGCCGAAAGACTCGGCCAAGGTCGCGCATTTCTGCTCGATGTGCGGGCCGAAATTCTGCTCGATGAAAATCACCCAGGAAGTGCGTGAATACGCCGCCAACCAGCGCATTGAAGCGGTGGATGTGGACGTGGCCAAGGGCTTGGCCGAGCAGGCGGAGCGGTTCAAGCAGGAAGGCAGCCAGCTGTACAAAAAGGTCTGA
- a CDS encoding aldo/keto reductase → MSLPTLHDLHRPLGSTGLMVSPLGLGTVKLGRDQGVKYPNGFQIPGDDEARMLLRQARQLGINLIDTAPAYGRSEERLGPLLRDQRKDWVIVSKVGEEFADGVSRHDFSAAHTRMSIERSLKRLETDFIDLVLVHSDGNDLHILNDCEVYQTLAELKKEGKIRGYGFSGKTVEGGVKALEQGDCAMVTYNLNEQAEKAVIDYAAAHGKGILVKKALASGHVCLEPGMDPIHASFMLLFAQTGVASAIVGTINPLHLAHNVATAAKVIRQL, encoded by the coding sequence ATGAGCCTGCCCACTCTGCATGACCTGCATCGCCCGCTGGGCAGCACCGGCCTGATGGTCTCGCCGCTGGGCCTGGGCACCGTCAAGCTCGGTCGCGACCAAGGCGTGAAATACCCCAACGGTTTCCAGATTCCCGGCGACGACGAAGCACGGATGTTGCTGCGCCAGGCCCGCCAGTTGGGCATCAACCTGATCGACACAGCCCCGGCGTATGGCCGCAGCGAAGAACGCCTGGGGCCACTGCTGCGCGATCAGCGCAAGGATTGGGTGATCGTCAGCAAGGTCGGTGAAGAGTTTGCCGATGGCGTGTCCCGGCACGACTTCAGCGCCGCCCATACGCGGATGTCGATCGAGCGCAGCTTGAAACGACTTGAAACGGATTTTATCGACCTGGTGCTGGTGCATTCCGACGGCAATGACCTGCATATCCTCAATGATTGCGAGGTGTACCAGACCCTGGCCGAGCTGAAAAAAGAGGGCAAGATTCGCGGCTACGGCTTCTCCGGCAAAACCGTCGAAGGCGGCGTGAAGGCTCTGGAACAAGGCGATTGCGCCATGGTCACCTACAATTTGAACGAACAAGCGGAAAAAGCCGTCATTGATTACGCAGCGGCTCACGGCAAAGGCATCCTGGTGAAAAAAGCCCTGGCCAGCGGCCACGTGTGCTTGGAGCCAGGAATGGATCCAATTCACGCCAGTTTCATGTTGTTGTTTGCGCAAACGGGCGTCGCCAGTGCTATTGTCGGGACCATTAATCCGCTGCACCTGGCCCATAACGTGGCGACCGCTGCCAAGGTCATTCGTCAACTCTGA
- a CDS encoding DMT family transporter, whose amino-acid sequence MNIAYVYLAIAICSEVIATVSMKAVKGLSTPIPLLLMIVGYGVAFWMLTLVVRTVPVGVAYAVWAGLGIVMVSVAALFIYGQKLDVPAMLGMGLIVLGVVVIQLFSKTAGH is encoded by the coding sequence ATGAATATCGCCTATGTTTACCTGGCCATTGCCATTTGCTCGGAAGTGATCGCGACCGTGTCCATGAAAGCGGTCAAGGGCTTGAGCACGCCGATCCCGCTGCTGCTGATGATTGTGGGTTATGGCGTCGCGTTCTGGATGCTCACGCTGGTGGTGCGCACCGTGCCGGTGGGCGTGGCCTATGCGGTCTGGGCGGGGCTTGGGATTGTGATGGTCAGCGTCGCCGCGCTGTTTATCTACGGCCAGAAACTGGATGTACCGGCGATGCTGGGCATGGGCCTGATTGTGCTGGGCGTGGTGGTGATTCAGCTGTTCTCGAAAACCGCCGGGCACTGA
- a CDS encoding TolC family outer membrane protein, with protein sequence MLRKLSLALAVSCATNGMVWAAEAPLSAKTDLVSVYQEAVNNNADLAAARAQYGAQKEVVPQARAGLLPNLSAGADSNNVRTQIDQPAATVNRDAHSWRATLSQPLFRADRWFQLQAAEAVNEQASLQLSATEQNLILQSAENYFAVLRAQDNLASTKAEENAFKRQLDQSNERFDVGLSDKTDVLQSQASYDTARANRIVAQRQVDDAFEALITLTNRDYNAIQSIVHTLPVLPPAPNDAKAWVETAGRQNLNLLASNYAVTAAEETLRQRKAGHLPTLDAVAQYEKGDNDALGFSNPNQLPIPYGGDVSQRTIGLRLNIPIYSGGLTSSQVRESYSRLDQSEQQREGLRRQVVENTRNLHRAVNTDVEQVQARRQSIISNQSAVEATEIGYQVGTRNIVDVLDAQRQLYSSVRNYNNSRYDYILDNLRLKQAAGTLNPGDLQDLSRYLKADYNPDKDFLPPDLAKAAAEQLKARPGY encoded by the coding sequence ATGCTGCGCAAACTCTCACTGGCTCTTGCCGTGTCTTGTGCGACCAATGGAATGGTCTGGGCAGCTGAAGCGCCCTTGTCCGCCAAAACCGATTTGGTCAGCGTCTACCAGGAAGCGGTGAACAACAACGCCGACCTGGCCGCCGCCCGCGCCCAATACGGCGCGCAGAAAGAAGTGGTGCCCCAGGCGCGTGCCGGCTTGCTGCCGAACCTGTCGGCCGGTGCCGACAGCAATAACGTGCGTACCCAGATCGACCAACCGGCGGCCACCGTCAACCGTGACGCCCACTCCTGGCGTGCGACCCTGAGCCAGCCGCTGTTCCGCGCCGATCGCTGGTTCCAGCTGCAAGCCGCCGAAGCCGTCAACGAGCAGGCCTCGCTGCAACTGTCGGCCACCGAGCAGAACCTGATCCTGCAAAGCGCCGAAAACTACTTCGCCGTGCTGCGCGCCCAGGACAACCTGGCCTCGACCAAGGCCGAAGAAAATGCCTTCAAGCGCCAGCTCGACCAGTCCAACGAACGCTTTGATGTGGGCCTGTCGGACAAGACCGACGTGCTGCAATCCCAGGCCAGCTACGACACCGCCCGCGCCAACCGCATCGTCGCCCAGCGCCAGGTCGACGACGCCTTTGAAGCGCTGATCACCCTGACCAACCGCGACTACAACGCGATCCAGAGCATCGTGCACACGCTGCCGGTGCTGCCGCCGGCGCCGAATGACGCCAAGGCCTGGGTCGAAACCGCCGGCCGCCAGAACCTCAACCTGCTGGCCAGCAACTACGCCGTCACCGCCGCCGAAGAAACCCTGCGCCAGCGCAAGGCCGGCCACTTGCCGACCCTCGACGCTGTGGCGCAATACGAAAAGGGTGACAACGACGCGCTGGGCTTCAGCAACCCGAACCAACTGCCGATTCCTTACGGCGGTGATGTGTCGCAACGCACCATCGGCCTGCGCCTGAACATCCCGATCTACAGCGGCGGCCTCACCAGCTCGCAAGTGCGCGAATCCTACTCGCGCCTGGACCAGAGCGAGCAGCAACGCGAAGGCCTGCGCCGCCAGGTGGTGGAAAACACCCGCAACCTGCACCGCGCGGTCAACACCGATGTGGAGCAGGTACAGGCACGCCGCCAGTCGATCATCTCGAACCAGAGCGCGGTCGAAGCCACGGAAATCGGTTATCAGGTGGGTACGCGCAACATCGTCGACGTGCTCGATGCACAGCGCCAGCTTTACTCGTCGGTGCGCAACTACAACAACAGCCGCTACGACTACATCCTCGACAACCTGCGCTTGAAGCAGGCGGCGGGCACGCTCAACCCAGGGGATTTGCAGGACTTGTCGCGCTACCTCAAGGCTGACTACAATCCGGACAAGGACTTCCTGCCGCCGGATTTGGCCAAAGCTGCGGCCGAGCAGCTTAAAGCTCGCCCGGGATACTAA